Proteins from a genomic interval of Salvelinus alpinus chromosome 7, SLU_Salpinus.1, whole genome shotgun sequence:
- the LOC139581932 gene encoding uncharacterized protein, giving the protein MVESSLALSTTSLDHELNPQTPDPRPLQSPDPSSPQTPDPRPLQSPDPRPQTPPVPRPLQSPVPFSPQSLQSPVPPVPRPLQTPDPSSTQTPDPSSPLLSPPVPSPLQSPPDPRPLQSPDPSPLQSPPEPRPQTPPVPRPQSPSVPSRTQTPGPSSPQTPVPSSPLQTPDPSRRQTPPVPSRPQTPGPSSP; this is encoded by the exons ATGGTGGAgtccagcctggctctgtcaaCAACATCACTGGACCATGAACTCAA TCCCCAGACCCCAGACCCCAGACCCCTCCAGTCCCCAGACCCCTCCAGTCCCCAGACCCCCGACCCCAGACCCCTCCAGTCCCCAGACCCCCGACCCCAGACCCCTCCAGTCCCCAGACCCCTCCAGTCCCCAGTCCCCTTCAGTCCCCAGTCCCTCCAGTCCCCAGTCCCTCCAGTCCCCAGACCCCTCCAGACCCCAGACCCCTCCAGTACCCAGACCCCAGACCCCTCcagtcccctcctgtcccctccagTCCCCAGTCCCCTTCAGTCCCCTCCAGACCCCAGACCCCTCCAGTCCCCAGACCCCAGTCCCCTTCAGTCCCCTCCAGAACCCAGACCCCAGACCCCTCCAGTCCCCAGACCCCAGTCCCCTTCAGTCCCCTCCAGAACCCAGACCCCAGGCCCCTCCAGTCCCCAGACCCCAGTCCCCTCTAGTCCCCTCCAGACCCCAGACCCCTCCAGACGCCAGACCCCTCCAGTCCCCTCCAGACCCCAGACCCCAGGCCCCTCCAGTCCCTAG